In the genome of Streptomyces sp. NBC_00433, the window GTCAACCCCCTCTCCGTCGGCGCGTCGGACCGCGACCGGCTCCGGCGCGTGCTGGAGCGCCACGGCCGGGGCGCACCGCGCTTCGCCGAGACGACGGCGGAGGACCCCGGCCGCGGCCAGGCGGCGCGGGCCGCGGCGGAAGGAGCCGCGCTGGTCGTCGTCTGCGGCGGCGACGGGACCGTCCGCGCGGTCGCCGACGCCCTGGCCGGCACCGGTGTGCCGCTGGCGGTGGCCCCCTACGGCACGGGCAACCTGCTGGCCCGCAACCTCGGCCTGCCGCTCGACCCGGCCCGCGCCCTCGACGCGGCGCTCGGCGGGACACCGCGCCCCATGGACGTCGGACGTGTCGAGGGGGACGGGCTTCCCGCGAGCCACTTCTGCGCCATGGCCGGCACCGGACTGGACGCGGCGCTGATGGAGGGGACGCCGGCCCGCGCCAAGTCCGCGCTGGGCTGGCCCGCCTACGCCCTGGCCTCGGTACGCGCCCTGCGCACCACCCCTGCCCAGGTCACGCTGCGCCTGGACGGCGGCGAGCCGATACGCCGCTCGGTGCGCATGGCGGTGATCGCCAACGTCGGCGGCCTGCAGGGCGGCGCCTCCCTCGCGCCGGACGCCCGCCCCGACGACGGCCTGCTGCACATCGCGCTGCTCGACCCGCACGGCCTGCGCGGCTGGGTGTCCGCCGCCTCCGACATCCTGCGCGGACCCGCCCGGCATCCGCGCCCCGGCGGCCTGGAGACCTTCACCTGCCGCGAGGCGGAAGTCGTCCTGGACTCCCCGCGTCCGCGCGAGATCGACGGGGATCCGGTGGCGGCGGGGCGCCGGATGTCGGCGCGCGTGGTGCCCGGCGCCTTGCGCGTCCTGCTCCCCGACCCCGGCCCGGAGGCATGAGTGGGTACCGCGAAACGGGTCCCGCAGACCCGCGGCATGCCGGAGGACGAGCTGTCCGCCGACGAGGCGATGGCGGCGCTGCTCCGCTACGGCCGCTGGCCGCTGCTGCGCGACTCCTTCGTACGCTTCCGCTACGCCGACGGCTTCAGCCACGCCCGCGCCCTGGCCCTGCAGATCGTGCTGGCGGTGATCCCGCTGGCCATCGCCTTCGTGGGGCTGTCCTCGGCGCTGCACGGCGAGAGCCTGGGCCGTATCGCGGAGCTGACGATCCGCCGGCTCGCGTCGGGGCCGAGCGAGCAGGTGGTGGACGACGCCCTCGCCCGCAGCCGCCGGCACGCCGGTGAGGGCGCCCAGTTCGCCCTGTGGTTCGGGCTGGCCTTCTCCTGGGTGAACCTGACGACGGCCATGTGCCAGATCGAGCGCGGGGCGAACCGCATCTACGGTATCGAGCGCGACCGCCCCTTCCGCCAGAAGTACGGGCGCGGCCTGCTGATGTCCGTGACGGCCGGCACACCGCTGGGGCTGGCGACGATCATGCTGGTCGCGGGCGACGACCTCGGGGCGTCCGCCACGGCCGTCTGGCACCTGGGCGGCGGCACCACCCTGGACGTCTGGAACACCGTGCGCTGGCCCGTCGGCGTACTCCTCGCGCTGGCCTCCGCGAGCGTGATCTTCCGGCGGTCGCCGCGCCGCCGCCAGCCGGGCTACACCTGGCTGGTGTTCGGCGCCGCCGTCTACATCGTCCTGTGGGCCGCGCTCACCGCGCTGCTGGCCCTCTACCTGCGGCTCAGCGGCTCCTTCGACACGGTCTACGGGCCCCTGAGCGCCTTCATGGCCCTGCTGCTCTGGTCCTATCTGACGTCGCTGGCGCTCTTCCTCGGACTGTCCTTCGCGGCCCAGCTGGAGGCGGCACGGGCGCGGCGGCCGGGTCCCGTCCAATCCGATCCTGGAGCCTGACATGTTCTCGCGCACCGCCCCCACCGGCCCGCTGTCCGCTTTCGACCGCGCGCGCCGCGCCGACCGGAAGTACGGCGCCCACCTGCTGGGTTCGGCCGCGGCGGCCGCGGCGGCCGCGGTGTGCTTCGGGCTGGTCCTGGTGCTGGTCGAGGCGCACTGGGGGCCGCTCAGGCGGGTGGACGCGGGTGCGGCCGGCGCGCTGCACCGCTTCGCGGTCCGCCACCACGAGTGGACGCGGGTGCTGGCCTTCGTGTCCGACTGGATCCTCGGCCCCGGCATCCTGCGCACCGCGGTGGCCCTGCTGACGCTGTGGCTGCTGCACCGCAGGGCCTGGCGGCTGGCGGCGTGGTCCGCGGTGACCGCGATCGCCGGGGCGGCCACCGGTGTGCTGGTCAAGGCCGTCGTCGAACGCGCCCGCCCCGACCTGCCCGATCCGGTGGCGCACGCGCCGGGCTACTCCTTCCCCTCGGGGCACGCGATGACGGCCACCACGTCCTTCGCGATCTTCCTGCTGGTCCTGCTCCCGCTGATCCCCCGTGCGGCGCACCGGCTGTGCTGGCTGGCGGCGGCGCTGGCCGTGGCGGGCGTGGGCTTCACCCGCGTGGCGCTGGGCGTCCACTGGTGCAGCGACGTGATCGGCGGCTGGCTGCTCGGGCTGACGGTGGTCACGGCGACGACGTGGGCCTTCGAGCTGTGGCGCTCCGACGCCCACCGCCCGCTCGCGGTGGTGGCCGACGGACTGGAGCCCGAACTCGGCACCCCGCACCCCGAGCCCTCCCGCCCGCCCCGACAG includes:
- a CDS encoding diacylglycerol kinase family protein, whose translation is MPTAIPDRSVPGHPGRRPPAVSPAGRRPAPTTGATRAAVSIAALTVCQAALMIGFGLLITGPARHLWPITAEDRVNEGFERVRTSAFDTVTSWGSEAGNTLTIIAITLAACALLVFVPALPRWREAVFLAVSVSLQALVFLAITSAVDRDRPEVHRLDHSPPTSSYTSGHTGAATALYGGLAVLVLTRTRRLGRPWRIAVAALLLLVPIGVGTCRMYRGMHHPTDVAGGMLNGALSLLVVCRSVLAGDAVPAPLPDGAVDTAGDGAQAAAPEPGATVVVVNPLSVGASDRDRLRRVLERHGRGAPRFAETTAEDPGRGQAARAAAEGAALVVVCGGDGTVRAVADALAGTGVPLAVAPYGTGNLLARNLGLPLDPARALDAALGGTPRPMDVGRVEGDGLPASHFCAMAGTGLDAALMEGTPARAKSALGWPAYALASVRALRTTPAQVTLRLDGGEPIRRSVRMAVIANVGGLQGGASLAPDARPDDGLLHIALLDPHGLRGWVSAASDILRGPARHPRPGGLETFTCREAEVVLDSPRPREIDGDPVAAGRRMSARVVPGALRVLLPDPGPEA
- a CDS encoding YihY/virulence factor BrkB family protein, which gives rise to MGTAKRVPQTRGMPEDELSADEAMAALLRYGRWPLLRDSFVRFRYADGFSHARALALQIVLAVIPLAIAFVGLSSALHGESLGRIAELTIRRLASGPSEQVVDDALARSRRHAGEGAQFALWFGLAFSWVNLTTAMCQIERGANRIYGIERDRPFRQKYGRGLLMSVTAGTPLGLATIMLVAGDDLGASATAVWHLGGGTTLDVWNTVRWPVGVLLALASASVIFRRSPRRRQPGYTWLVFGAAVYIVLWAALTALLALYLRLSGSFDTVYGPLSAFMALLLWSYLTSLALFLGLSFAAQLEAARARRPGPVQSDPGA
- a CDS encoding phosphatase PAP2 family protein; this translates as MFSRTAPTGPLSAFDRARRADRKYGAHLLGSAAAAAAAAVCFGLVLVLVEAHWGPLRRVDAGAAGALHRFAVRHHEWTRVLAFVSDWILGPGILRTAVALLTLWLLHRRAWRLAAWSAVTAIAGAATGVLVKAVVERARPDLPDPVAHAPGYSFPSGHAMTATTSFAIFLLVLLPLIPRAAHRLCWLAAALAVAGVGFTRVALGVHWCSDVIGGWLLGLTVVTATTWAFELWRSDAHRPLAVVADGLEPELGTPHPEPSRPPRQAPPV